A section of the Pediococcus inopinatus genome encodes:
- the rseP gene encoding RIP metalloprotease RseP codes for MIQTIITFIIVFGILVIVHEFGHFYFAKKSGILVREFSIGMGPKIYAYSKNATTYTIRILPVGGYVRMAGLEDADEELKPGMPVSLITGDNGKVETINTSHDTTLLNGIPVEITESDLEKELWIEGYENGDEETLKRYEVDHDASIIEADGTKVRIAPKDVQFQSAKLWQRILTNFAGPMNNFILAIVVFALVGILQGQVPTNSNQITVIQDSVAAKAGLKSQDRIISVNDKSTKDWSDLQDAVSSRPGKKTKMTIKRNSKKITLQITPKSVKQNGTKTGQIGIESTMTKSITARIAYGFTETWKLTTMIFALLGHMITHGVSVNDFGGPVAIYAQTSAAAKLGFTSVLTMLAYLSLNLGIVNLIPIPALDGGKILLNFIEGIRRKPLKPETEGIITLIGFGLLMLLMILVTWNDIQRYFLK; via the coding sequence TTGATACAGACGATTATTACATTCATAATTGTATTTGGAATTCTGGTTATTGTTCATGAATTTGGTCATTTTTATTTTGCTAAAAAATCTGGGATCTTAGTCCGTGAATTTTCAATCGGAATGGGACCTAAAATTTATGCATATTCTAAAAACGCAACAACGTATACAATTCGAATTTTGCCGGTAGGTGGTTATGTCCGTATGGCGGGACTGGAAGATGCAGATGAAGAATTAAAACCTGGAATGCCAGTCAGTTTAATCACTGGTGATAATGGCAAAGTTGAAACAATCAACACAAGTCATGACACAACGCTTCTCAATGGTATTCCAGTTGAAATAACCGAAAGTGATTTAGAAAAGGAGCTTTGGATTGAAGGCTATGAAAATGGCGATGAGGAGACCCTCAAACGTTATGAAGTTGATCATGACGCGTCAATTATTGAAGCTGATGGCACAAAGGTAAGAATTGCCCCAAAAGATGTTCAATTTCAGTCAGCCAAATTATGGCAACGAATTTTGACTAATTTTGCAGGGCCGATGAATAATTTTATTCTGGCGATTGTGGTGTTTGCGCTTGTTGGTATTTTGCAAGGACAGGTTCCTACTAATTCTAATCAGATTACTGTTATTCAGGATTCCGTTGCTGCTAAAGCCGGTTTAAAATCGCAGGATCGGATTATTTCCGTGAATGATAAAAGCACAAAAGATTGGTCAGATTTACAGGATGCTGTTTCTAGCCGTCCTGGTAAAAAAACTAAAATGACCATCAAACGAAATTCTAAGAAAATCACTCTGCAGATTACGCCCAAATCGGTTAAGCAAAATGGAACAAAGACCGGACAAATCGGGATTGAAAGTACCATGACCAAAAGTATCACTGCCAGAATTGCTTATGGATTTACGGAAACCTGGAAGTTAACGACCATGATTTTCGCACTCCTAGGTCATATGATTACACATGGAGTAAGTGTGAATGATTTTGGAGGTCCAGTCGCTATTTATGCGCAAACTTCTGCTGCAGCTAAATTAGGTTTTACTTCTGTGTTAACAATGTTAGCTTATTTATCACTGAACTTAGGGATTGTTAATTTAATCCCAATTCCCGCGTTGGATGGTGGTAAAATTTTGCTTAATTTCATCGAAGGGATCAGACGAAAACCACTAAAACCAGAGACGGAAGGAATCATCACTCTGATTGGGTTTGGACTCCTGATGCTTTTAATGATTCTTGTAACTTGGAATGACATTCAACGCTATTTCTTAAAATAA
- a CDS encoding PolC-type DNA polymerase III, giving the protein MSLNTSEQFQKLLEQIDYPQPNEPSFAEAEIKKVVVHKKSKTWAFSFRFKECLPFPIFQEFYNHLQVAFSSIATVSFEIETQSSKLDSHLIANYWDWIVKNSHISSPLTQELCGHNLPYMNDGRVIFAAQNEVVQGFLTSTALGPIESTYKQYGFPEFSIHTIVDDSDSQSMIKELKAKKEKSDAALAQKASQAILKQTEKRQKKAANGIPDGGPVRIGKQINPDAEVTRLEQITQEERSVVVEGYIFDAEVRTLRSKRQLLIFKVTDYSSSITVKKFSKNESEEQLFSTIQKGLWVKVRGSIQEDTFMRDLTLNAYDVMEVSHPTRQDTAPADKKRAELHLHTNMSQMDATNNITDFVKQAAKWGQKAIAVTDHSGLQAFPDAYAAGKKNNVKILYGVEANLVDDGVPIGYNDKKVALKGATYVVFDTETTGLSAIYDKVIELSAVKMQDGNVIDQFEEFIDPGFHLSDVTTNLTSITDQMVHGSKSEKEVFSLFRDFYKDAIIVGHNVTFDIGFMDTGYARYDMPPITNPIIDTLTLARFLYPTLKSYRLNTLAKKFGVSLEHHHRAIYDAESTGHLCHLFLKDAEDRYHINYHSQLNEHMTENDAYKHARPAHAVLIAQTQAGLKNLFRLVSLSNVKYYYRVPRIPKSELERLRDGILVGSACSTGEVFTAMMQKGKEEAKQKAKFYDYLEVMAKPVYQPEIEQGLIQDNRHLEEIISNIVDLGKELKKPVVATGDVHYLNPEDYIYRKILINSQGGANPLNRSKLPDVHFRTTNEMLDEFAFLGKEKAEELVVTNPGKIVDMVTDVKPVKDKLYTPKMPGAEDQIEKLTMDKAHELYGDPLPQLVKERLDKELKSIIGNGFSVIYLIAQRLVHKSNKDGYLVGSRGSVGSSLVATMSGITEVNPLPPHYRCPNCQYTKFYTKGEYGSGFDLPDEVCPNCQTPLVGDGQDIPFETFLGFKGDKVPDIDLNFSGDYQPIAHNYMQVLFGKKNVFRAGTIGTVADKTAYGYVKAYERDTEQTFRNAEIDRLSSGATGVKRTTGQHPAGILIVPDYMDIYDFTPIQYPADDQSAAWETTHFDFHSIHDNILKMDILGHDDPTMIRALQDLSGIDPKTIPTDDPGVMKLFTGPEILGVTAEQIQSKTGTFGVPEFGTRFVRGMLEETHPTTYAELLQISGLSHGTDVWLGNAEELIKAGTVTLKDVIGCRDNIMTDLIHYGMDSQTSFQIMESVRHGRGIPDGDEDKMRNSNVPEWYIDSCGKIKYMFPRAHASAYVLMALRIAYFKVYFPILYYSAYFSVRADDFDLVSMSHGKDAVKKAMKDINDKGMDASTKEKNLLTVLELANEMIERGFTFKMVDVNKSDASQWLIDGNSLLAPFNAVPGLGLNVAKQIVAAREDKPFLSKEDLSKRGKVSKTLIDFMTENGVLADLPDENQLSLFDM; this is encoded by the coding sequence TTGAGTTTAAATACTAGTGAGCAATTTCAAAAACTTCTCGAACAAATTGACTATCCTCAACCAAATGAGCCAAGTTTTGCTGAGGCTGAAATCAAAAAAGTTGTTGTGCATAAAAAATCAAAAACGTGGGCTTTTTCGTTTCGGTTTAAAGAATGTTTGCCATTCCCAATTTTCCAAGAGTTTTACAATCATTTACAAGTAGCTTTTAGCTCAATTGCTACTGTCTCGTTTGAAATTGAAACTCAAAGTTCAAAATTGGATAGTCATCTAATTGCAAATTATTGGGATTGGATTGTTAAGAACAGTCATATTTCTTCGCCGCTTACGCAAGAATTGTGTGGCCATAACTTACCATATATGAACGACGGACGGGTAATCTTTGCGGCACAAAACGAAGTTGTTCAAGGTTTTTTGACTTCGACGGCGCTAGGACCAATCGAAAGTACTTATAAACAATATGGGTTTCCTGAATTTTCGATTCATACAATTGTTGATGATTCAGATTCACAAAGCATGATTAAGGAATTAAAGGCGAAAAAGGAAAAAAGTGATGCCGCATTAGCTCAAAAAGCTTCGCAGGCGATTCTAAAACAGACTGAAAAACGGCAAAAAAAGGCAGCTAACGGGATTCCTGATGGCGGGCCTGTACGGATTGGTAAACAAATTAATCCAGATGCCGAAGTCACACGTTTGGAACAGATTACACAAGAAGAACGTTCAGTTGTTGTTGAAGGATATATTTTTGATGCAGAAGTTAGAACGTTGCGGTCAAAAAGACAATTACTGATTTTTAAAGTTACCGATTACAGTTCTTCGATCACCGTTAAAAAATTCTCAAAGAATGAATCCGAAGAACAATTGTTTTCTACCATTCAAAAAGGGCTTTGGGTAAAAGTACGTGGGAGTATTCAAGAAGATACTTTCATGAGAGATCTTACGCTGAACGCTTATGATGTAATGGAAGTAAGTCATCCCACACGACAAGATACAGCTCCTGCAGATAAGAAACGTGCAGAGCTGCATTTACATACTAATATGAGTCAAATGGATGCGACAAATAATATTACGGATTTTGTGAAGCAGGCGGCTAAGTGGGGACAAAAGGCGATTGCAGTGACGGATCACTCTGGCCTACAGGCTTTTCCGGATGCATATGCTGCGGGTAAGAAAAATAATGTCAAAATTTTATATGGTGTAGAAGCTAACCTGGTTGATGATGGGGTGCCAATTGGTTATAACGATAAAAAAGTGGCGTTAAAAGGTGCAACCTATGTGGTATTTGATACTGAAACGACGGGGCTTTCTGCAATTTATGATAAGGTAATTGAACTTTCTGCCGTTAAAATGCAGGATGGAAATGTGATTGATCAATTTGAAGAATTTATTGATCCCGGTTTTCATTTATCTGATGTCACAACTAATTTAACAAGTATTACAGACCAAATGGTTCATGGATCTAAATCCGAGAAAGAAGTTTTTTCTCTGTTTCGGGATTTTTATAAAGATGCCATTATCGTTGGCCATAACGTTACATTTGATATTGGTTTTATGGATACTGGCTATGCACGTTATGATATGCCACCCATCACTAATCCAATTATTGATACATTGACGTTGGCGCGTTTCTTGTATCCAACCCTTAAAAGTTATCGTTTAAATACACTTGCTAAAAAATTCGGCGTCAGCCTAGAACATCATCATCGTGCGATTTATGATGCGGAATCAACCGGTCACTTGTGTCATCTTTTCCTAAAAGATGCAGAAGATCGCTATCATATTAATTATCATAGCCAGTTGAATGAACATATGACTGAAAATGACGCGTATAAACATGCACGTCCAGCGCATGCAGTTTTGATTGCGCAAACCCAGGCCGGATTAAAAAATCTGTTTCGATTAGTTTCGCTTTCCAATGTAAAATATTATTATCGCGTGCCAAGAATACCTAAGTCTGAGTTGGAACGGCTGCGAGATGGTATTTTAGTTGGGTCGGCATGCAGTACCGGTGAAGTCTTTACAGCCATGATGCAAAAAGGTAAAGAAGAAGCCAAACAAAAGGCGAAGTTTTACGATTATTTAGAAGTAATGGCAAAACCGGTTTACCAGCCAGAAATTGAGCAAGGATTGATCCAAGATAATCGGCATCTAGAAGAAATTATCTCTAACATCGTTGATCTTGGAAAAGAATTGAAAAAACCTGTTGTCGCAACAGGCGATGTTCATTACCTAAATCCAGAAGACTATATTTATCGAAAAATTTTGATCAATTCTCAAGGCGGGGCCAATCCGCTCAATCGGTCTAAATTACCTGATGTGCATTTTCGAACGACTAATGAAATGTTAGACGAATTTGCGTTCTTAGGGAAAGAAAAGGCAGAAGAGCTTGTCGTCACAAACCCGGGCAAAATTGTTGATATGGTGACTGATGTGAAACCTGTCAAAGATAAGCTTTATACGCCTAAAATGCCCGGGGCTGAAGATCAAATCGAAAAGCTTACTATGGATAAAGCGCATGAGTTATACGGAGACCCGTTACCACAGTTGGTTAAAGAGCGTTTGGATAAAGAATTAAAAAGTATTATCGGAAATGGTTTTTCTGTTATTTATTTAATTGCCCAACGACTTGTTCATAAAAGTAATAAAGATGGGTATTTAGTTGGTTCACGAGGGTCCGTCGGCTCAAGTTTGGTAGCGACAATGTCTGGAATTACTGAAGTAAATCCATTACCACCGCATTATCGCTGTCCAAATTGCCAATACACCAAGTTTTATACCAAAGGAGAATATGGTTCTGGATTTGATTTACCTGATGAAGTTTGCCCAAATTGCCAAACACCTTTAGTTGGTGACGGCCAGGATATTCCCTTTGAAACATTCTTAGGTTTTAAGGGAGACAAAGTTCCTGATATTGATTTGAATTTCTCAGGCGATTATCAACCAATTGCCCATAATTATATGCAGGTTTTATTTGGAAAGAAGAACGTTTTTAGAGCTGGAACAATTGGAACGGTGGCTGATAAAACGGCTTATGGGTATGTTAAGGCATACGAGCGTGATACCGAACAAACCTTCCGAAACGCTGAAATTGATCGACTTTCGAGCGGTGCCACTGGTGTTAAACGAACAACCGGGCAACATCCTGCCGGAATTCTAATCGTGCCAGACTATATGGATATTTATGATTTCACACCCATCCAGTATCCTGCTGATGATCAGTCGGCAGCTTGGGAAACAACTCATTTTGACTTCCATTCAATTCATGACAACATTTTGAAGATGGATATTTTGGGACATGATGATCCGACCATGATTCGTGCTTTACAAGATCTTTCTGGGATTGATCCAAAAACAATTCCAACTGATGATCCTGGAGTAATGAAATTATTTACTGGTCCAGAAATTCTGGGAGTTACAGCCGAACAAATTCAATCAAAAACAGGAACCTTTGGTGTGCCTGAATTTGGGACGAGATTTGTGCGGGGCATGTTGGAGGAAACCCATCCCACAACTTATGCTGAATTGCTCCAAATTTCTGGTTTATCCCATGGGACGGATGTTTGGTTGGGCAATGCAGAAGAATTAATTAAAGCGGGGACTGTAACCCTGAAAGATGTCATTGGTTGTCGTGATAATATTATGACCGATTTAATTCATTACGGAATGGATTCACAAACTTCTTTTCAAATTATGGAAAGTGTTCGTCATGGACGAGGAATTCCTGATGGTGACGAAGATAAAATGCGTAACTCAAACGTGCCAGAATGGTACATTGATTCTTGTGGAAAGATTAAATATATGTTTCCACGAGCGCATGCTTCAGCCTATGTGTTAATGGCACTTAGAATTGCCTATTTCAAGGTCTATTTCCCAATTCTTTATTACAGTGCATACTTTAGTGTTCGTGCTGATGATTTTGACTTAGTTTCTATGTCACATGGCAAGGACGCGGTTAAAAAAGCAATGAAAGATATCAATGATAAAGGAATGGATGCTTCGACAAAAGAAAAAAATCTTTTGACGGTGTTGGAATTAGCCAATGAGATGATCGAACGTGGATTCACGTTTAAGATGGTTGATGTCAATAAATCTGATGCTTCCCAATGGTTAATCGATGGTAACTCTTTATTAGCACCTTTTAACGCTGTTCCAGGTTTAGGCTTAAACGTTGCTAAACAAATTGTTGCAGCTCGTGAAGATAAGCCGTTTCTTTCAAAAGAAGACCTTTCCAAACGTGGTAAAGTTTCGAAGACGTTAATTGACTTTATGACAGAGAATGGTGTTTTAGCTGATTTGCCTGATGAAAATCAATTATCTTTGTTCGACATGTAG
- the nusA gene encoding transcription termination factor NusA, translating to MSKEMVSALNTLEEEKGIKKEVVIEALEAALVSAYKRNYDQAQNVEVDFDEKKGDIHVYAVKEVVEDVEDSQQQVSLTDALAINKDYELEDHIKFEVTPKNFGRIAAQTAKQVILQRVREAEREIVYNKYSEYENEIVTGEVARRDNRFVYVDLNGVEAVMSKADQIPTERYEPHDHIKVYVTKVENSGKGAQVFVSRSTPDLLKRLFEQEVPEIFDGTVEIVSVAREAGDRAKVAVRSNDPDIDAVGTCVGPRGQRVQTIVNELNGENMDIVEWEDDAAKYISNALNPAEVLDVLFDEENERACMVIVPDYQLSLAIGKRGQNARLAAKLTGYKIDIKSETDASDLVEEPDEEDTTDSESDAE from the coding sequence ATGAGCAAAGAAATGGTTAGTGCCCTTAATACTTTGGAAGAGGAAAAGGGGATTAAAAAAGAAGTCGTTATTGAGGCTTTGGAGGCTGCATTAGTTTCTGCTTACAAACGGAATTATGACCAGGCTCAAAATGTGGAAGTAGACTTTGATGAAAAAAAAGGCGATATCCACGTGTACGCAGTTAAAGAAGTCGTTGAAGATGTTGAAGATAGTCAACAACAAGTAAGTTTAACTGATGCTTTGGCGATCAATAAAGATTATGAACTTGAAGATCACATTAAGTTTGAAGTGACCCCTAAAAACTTTGGCCGGATTGCTGCCCAAACAGCTAAACAAGTCATTTTACAGCGGGTTCGTGAAGCTGAACGCGAAATCGTTTATAATAAGTATAGTGAGTATGAAAACGAAATTGTGACTGGCGAAGTCGCTCGACGAGATAATCGCTTTGTCTATGTAGATCTAAACGGTGTTGAGGCTGTAATGTCTAAGGCAGACCAGATCCCAACCGAACGTTATGAACCACATGATCATATTAAGGTTTATGTGACAAAGGTTGAAAATAGTGGTAAAGGTGCTCAGGTTTTTGTCAGTCGGAGCACTCCAGATCTATTGAAACGATTATTCGAGCAAGAAGTTCCAGAAATCTTTGATGGAACTGTCGAAATTGTTTCGGTAGCACGTGAAGCTGGTGATCGTGCCAAAGTTGCTGTTCGATCTAACGACCCTGATATTGATGCGGTAGGTACTTGTGTTGGTCCTCGTGGACAGCGAGTCCAAACCATCGTTAATGAGCTAAACGGCGAGAATATGGACATTGTTGAATGGGAAGATGACGCTGCAAAATACATCTCAAACGCATTAAACCCCGCTGAAGTTTTGGATGTTTTGTTTGATGAAGAAAATGAGCGTGCATGCATGGTGATCGTTCCAGATTATCAGTTATCCTTAGCAATCGGTAAACGCGGCCAAAATGCTCGTTTAGCTGCCAAATTAACTGGTTATAAAATTGATATTAAATCAGAGACTGACGCCAGTGATTTGGTTGAAGAACCAGATGAAGAGGATACTACAGATTCAGAATCAGACGCTGAGTAA
- a CDS encoding phosphatidate cytidylyltransferase, with protein MKQRVTTAVIALIIFIPVIVYGKWLIDIAGIVLGLIAVNEVLMMKKLLLVSPEAIIADIGVFSLIAPLSWFGWLPPQIDQTFIFFLCVLGLLIRTVFSRNRFSFDDAGAITLAVAYIGFGFNYFIAARGVGLSMLLYILFVIWSTDSGAYMLGKRFGKHKLAPAISPNKTWEGSIGGTIVATVIGTIFLAFFPTQYNFIVMILLTLIFSITGQFGDLIESALKRYFSVKDSGNILPGHGGIFDRFDSMLLVLPIVHLFGLI; from the coding sequence ATGAAACAACGAGTTACAACAGCTGTTATTGCATTGATTATCTTCATTCCAGTGATTGTCTATGGAAAATGGTTAATTGATATTGCCGGAATTGTGCTTGGACTGATCGCTGTGAACGAAGTCTTGATGATGAAAAAGTTACTTTTGGTTTCGCCGGAAGCAATTATTGCAGATATTGGTGTCTTTTCACTCATTGCACCACTATCCTGGTTTGGTTGGTTGCCACCCCAAATTGATCAAACTTTTATTTTCTTTTTGTGCGTCCTTGGGCTTCTGATTAGAACTGTATTCAGTCGTAATCGCTTTTCTTTCGATGACGCTGGTGCAATCACTCTTGCAGTCGCGTACATAGGATTTGGATTTAATTATTTCATTGCTGCAAGAGGTGTGGGGCTTTCAATGCTGCTATACATTCTGTTTGTGATTTGGTCTACAGATAGTGGCGCATATATGCTTGGCAAACGGTTTGGAAAGCATAAGTTAGCACCTGCAATTAGTCCCAACAAAACTTGGGAAGGTTCCATTGGTGGTACAATCGTTGCCACGGTCATTGGGACAATTTTCTTGGCCTTTTTCCCAACCCAATATAATTTCATTGTGATGATCTTGTTGACATTAATCTTTTCAATCACAGGTCAATTCGGTGATTTAATTGAATCGGCTCTGAAACGATACTTCTCAGTAAAAGATTCTGGAAATATCCTTCCCGGTCATGGTGGTATTTTTGACCGGTTTGACAGTATGTTGTTAGTTTTACCTATTGTCCATCTTTTTGGATTAATCTAA
- the rimP gene encoding ribosome maturation factor RimP — protein MASVVETVQKEVKPLIESHHFDLVDIEFVKEGKSWYLRVYIDKPGGVTIEDCAEASDQISEKLDSLDPDPFPEAYFLEVSSPGAERPIKTSDDWQRAVGQYIHISLYAPVDGQKVFEGTLDDYSGTDLTLTYMAKTRKISKQFDVKQIGFARFAIKF, from the coding sequence TTGGCAAGTGTTGTAGAAACTGTACAAAAAGAAGTGAAGCCCCTCATCGAATCACATCATTTTGATTTGGTGGATATTGAGTTTGTGAAGGAAGGAAAAAGCTGGTATCTTCGCGTTTATATTGATAAACCGGGTGGCGTTACAATTGAAGATTGCGCTGAGGCTAGCGATCAAATTAGTGAAAAATTAGATAGTTTGGATCCCGATCCGTTTCCGGAGGCTTATTTCTTAGAGGTTTCTTCTCCAGGCGCTGAACGGCCAATTAAGACCTCTGATGACTGGCAACGAGCAGTTGGCCAGTACATTCATATTTCTTTATATGCGCCAGTTGATGGTCAAAAAGTTTTTGAAGGAACACTTGATGACTATTCCGGTACTGATTTAACGCTGACGTATATGGCTAAAACTAGAAAAATCAGCAAACAATTTGATGTGAAACAAATTGGGTTTGCCCGTTTCGCTATCAAATTCTAA
- a CDS encoding L7Ae/L30e/S12e/Gadd45 family ribosomal protein, with protein MNDQERFSNLLGLARRAGKLISGEQQVLQSIRSQKAKIVVASTDLGAATQKKISDKCTTYEIPLISFMDRIEISQAIGQARTVVAIEDHGFAKALLKLNIEEGA; from the coding sequence ATGAATGATCAAGAACGCTTTTCTAACCTGCTTGGTTTAGCACGAAGAGCGGGAAAGTTGATTTCAGGTGAACAACAAGTGTTACAATCAATTCGAAGCCAAAAAGCTAAAATCGTGGTTGCTAGTACAGACTTAGGGGCTGCAACGCAAAAGAAAATTTCTGATAAATGCACCACATATGAAATCCCCTTAATTTCATTTATGGATCGCATTGAAATTAGCCAGGCAATTGGTCAAGCCAGAACAGTGGTGGCAATCGAAGATCATGGATTTGCCAAAGCACTATTAAAATTAAATATTGAAGAAGGAGCGTGA
- a CDS encoding proline--tRNA ligase, which produces MKQSKILIPTLKEVPNDAEAKSHQMMLRAGYIRQVSAGMYAYLPLAFRTIEKIKKIIRTEMEKIDAVEMLVPAVLPAELWEKSGRLETYGPELFKFKNRHDRDFILGPTHEETFTTLIRDEVKSYKRLPLTLYQIQMKYRDEDRPRYGLLRGREFLMKDAYSFHAETDSLDQTFRDMEKAYQNIFDACGLNYREIVGDAGAMGGNDSKEFSAIAPVGEDTIAYSEESDYAANLEMASSKYIESKAAPETPKDLEKVETPNAKTIDEVADFLHVETNKLIKTLLFIADDKPVMVLVRGDDQVNEVKVKNFLKADELVAATDDQAEQYLNANFGSLGPVGIDSDKITILADLYVKMMSNSIVGANQNGYHYKNVNLDRDLKVTQFGDFRTAQEGELAPDGKGKLQFTKGIEIGHIFKIGTRYSDSLGATILDENGRAKPVIMGCYGIGVSRLLSAIAEQKADDHGLVWPRNIAPFDVHVIPVNGKNKEQMEMANQIAQTMTAAGYEVLVDDRKERAGVKFADSDLIGIPVRITVGKKSSEGIVEVKLRETGETLEVKIEELQNSVGILLKSDK; this is translated from the coding sequence ATGAAACAATCAAAAATATTAATTCCTACTTTGAAAGAGGTACCAAATGACGCCGAGGCAAAAAGCCATCAAATGATGCTTCGTGCTGGATATATTCGACAGGTATCAGCCGGAATGTACGCATATTTACCACTTGCTTTCCGGACAATCGAGAAAATTAAAAAAATTATTCGGACTGAAATGGAAAAAATCGATGCTGTGGAAATGCTGGTACCAGCGGTTCTTCCAGCGGAATTATGGGAAAAATCTGGCCGTCTTGAAACATATGGTCCAGAATTATTCAAATTTAAAAATCGTCACGATCGCGATTTTATTCTTGGCCCTACGCATGAGGAAACCTTTACAACCCTTATTCGTGATGAGGTGAAATCGTATAAACGGTTACCTTTGACGTTGTATCAAATTCAAATGAAATATCGAGATGAGGATCGGCCTCGCTACGGATTGCTCCGTGGACGGGAATTTTTGATGAAGGATGCTTACTCTTTCCATGCTGAAACAGACAGTTTGGACCAAACTTTCCGTGATATGGAAAAAGCTTACCAAAATATTTTTGACGCTTGCGGTTTGAACTATCGTGAAATTGTGGGTGATGCTGGTGCAATGGGTGGTAATGATTCAAAAGAATTCTCTGCAATTGCGCCTGTAGGGGAAGACACTATTGCTTACTCTGAAGAAAGCGACTATGCCGCAAATCTTGAGATGGCAAGCAGTAAATATATTGAGTCAAAGGCTGCGCCTGAGACACCAAAAGATCTTGAAAAAGTGGAGACACCAAATGCCAAAACGATCGATGAAGTTGCAGATTTTCTCCATGTTGAAACAAACAAACTAATTAAGACCCTTTTGTTTATTGCGGACGACAAGCCTGTTATGGTTTTAGTGCGTGGTGATGATCAGGTTAATGAAGTTAAGGTTAAAAACTTCCTCAAAGCGGATGAATTAGTAGCTGCGACAGACGATCAAGCGGAACAATATTTAAATGCTAATTTTGGTTCATTAGGGCCAGTTGGAATTGATTCCGACAAGATTACAATTCTTGCTGATCTTTATGTCAAGATGATGAGCAATTCAATCGTCGGTGCTAACCAAAATGGTTATCACTATAAAAACGTGAATTTGGATCGGGATTTGAAAGTAACTCAATTTGGTGATTTTCGGACTGCTCAAGAAGGCGAACTGGCTCCAGATGGTAAAGGAAAATTACAATTTACTAAAGGAATCGAAATTGGTCACATTTTCAAAATAGGCACACGTTATTCTGATTCCCTTGGAGCTACTATTTTAGATGAAAACGGCCGTGCTAAGCCAGTCATCATGGGTTGTTACGGAATCGGCGTTAGTCGTTTATTATCCGCAATTGCTGAACAAAAGGCAGATGATCATGGGTTAGTTTGGCCACGTAACATTGCGCCATTTGACGTACATGTAATTCCTGTGAATGGTAAAAATAAAGAACAAATGGAGATGGCTAATCAAATCGCTCAAACAATGACTGCAGCCGGTTATGAAGTGCTTGTTGATGATCGTAAGGAGCGAGCTGGTGTTAAGTTTGCTGATTCAGATTTAATTGGGATTCCGGTCCGAATTACAGTGGGTAAAAAATCCTCAGAAGGTATCGTAGAAGTTAAATTACGTGAGACCGGTGAAACTCTTGAAGTCAAAATTGAGGAATTACAAAATTCGGTTGGGATTCTCTTAAAAAGCGATAAATAA
- the rnpM gene encoding RNase P modulator RnpM, protein MKKRKIPLRKDIVTGEMFPKKELVRVVKNKEDEVSLDPTGKKPGRGAYIGLDVKIAERAKAERTFDKAFKIKVEDDFYDELIAYVDHQQARKELFKDE, encoded by the coding sequence ATGAAAAAAAGAAAAATTCCGCTACGCAAGGATATTGTAACGGGTGAAATGTTTCCAAAAAAGGAGCTTGTTCGGGTTGTAAAAAACAAGGAAGATGAAGTTTCTTTGGATCCAACTGGGAAAAAGCCTGGTCGTGGTGCTTACATTGGTTTAGACGTCAAAATTGCCGAACGTGCTAAGGCAGAACGAACTTTTGATAAAGCTTTTAAAATCAAGGTAGAAGATGATTTTTATGATGAATTGATTGCTTATGTTGATCATCAACAAGCCCGGAAAGAACTTTTTAAAGATGAATGA